In Oscillospiraceae bacterium, the DNA window ACGGCTTTTCATAATGTTCTCTCTTGCGAACTTCGGCCAGGACGCCGTCTCTGGCACACTGGCGCTTGAACTTTTTCAAAGCGTTATCGATCGACTCGTTTTTGACATGAACTTCGGCCATTTGTTATCCCTCCCTTTGCCTTGTAAGCAGGAGTTATGTGGTCAGTATATCATAGCCCTCCATCTTTGTCAACCGCCCGTGCAAATTTTTGTTGACTTTAAAGCCTTTGATGTTATACTTTGCGTACTGGGGGTTTTCATCGAATGCACCTGATTAAATCGAAACATTTTTATCGGAATATGCTGTTGATTGCGGTTCCGATCGCACTGCAGAATCTGATCTCGTTTGCGACCGGAATGATGGATACAATCATGCTTGGGCTCGCTGAAAACGGTGAATCAATGCTCTCTGCGGCGTCACTCGGCGGTCAGCCGATGTTTATATTATACGTCCTCGGGTTTGGGATGTCCGGCGGTGCTTCGGTGCTGGTGGCTCAGTATTGGGGCAAACGGGATATGGAGTCGATCCGTCGGATTTTTGCGATGATGATTAAATTTGCGGCGGTAGTTTCAGTGCTTTTTGCCGTATTATCGCTGTCGATACCGCGTCAAATCATGCTGCTTTATTCCGACAATCCCGAGATTGTCGGAATGGGCGCGCAGTATCTTGGAATCATGGGGTTCGCCTGCCTGACCTTCGACGTCAGTTCAATGCTGATCTGTCTGTTTCGGGCGGTGGAATCGGTGAAGATCTCGGTGGGGATCAATCTTGTTTCGTTTGCTTTAAACGTATTTTTGAACTGGGTGCTGATCTTCGGGAATCTCGGCTTTCCGGCGCTGGGCATCCGGGGCGCCGCCATCGCCACACTGATTGCCCGCGTTTCGGAATTTGTCATCATCATGATCTACCTGTTCTGCTTTGATAAAAAGCTGGGATTTAAATTGCGCGACCTCAAACTGTTTGACAAGCTGCTGGCAAAGGATTTGATTCACTACGGTACGCCGGTACTGCTGAATGAGGGACTTTGGGCCATCGGTATCTCGGTGCAGGCCTCGATTATGGGGCATATCGACTATGCCGAAGGTGATCCGGTTGCAGCCAACTCGATTGCAAGTATGCTCCAGCAGCTGGCCTGTCTTGTCATTTTCGGCATTGCAAATGCGGCAGCGGTCATTACCGGACGCACGATCGGCGAGGAGGACCACAAAAAGGCACGCGAACAGGCGACGACTTTCCGGCTGCTCTCCTACGGCATCGGCGCGGTGTCGTTTGCAATGATCTTCTTTATGCGCGACCTTGCGGTCGGATTTTACAATATCGACGAAGCGACCAAAGAACTGGCGCGGCAGATGATTACCGTAATTGCCGTCATCACCTTTTTTGTCTCGATTGTGGGTATCTGCCTGATCGGGATTCTGCGCGGCGGGGGCGACACTCGGTTTTGTATGTATTTGGAGATCGGGGCGCTGTGGTTTCTCGGTGTGCCGCTCGGTTATCTGGCGGCGGCGGTTTTACGGCTGCCGGTGCCGTTTGTGCTGGCTGCAATGAAGGTGGACGAGCCCACCAAGGCGTTTGCCTGCATTTTTCGAGTCAGAAGCGGAAAATGGCTCAGAACCGTCACACGCTAAATCGCGTTTTCTGAAATCGTTCAGGTATCGTCGGACAAGCGGCGGCATATAATATTCGGGTGGCAGCGGCAGAAGATCTCACAGATTTTTTCGGCTTCCTCGTCCTCACAGACGGCGATGATTTTTGTAAAAGAGCCTCGTGACGCCTGCAAAGTGCTCCGCAGCAGGCATTCGGCGTTATCGCCGGTGAGAAGCAATTCGATCTCCCGATTTTTCGGGGAACGGTACGTGATTTGGAGCAGGACAGCATTGACCACACAGCAAATCCCGAGTGCCGCCAATACCAGGATCAGCCATAATTCCCAGCCGCTCATCGGTAAAGCGGGGGCATGTTCAACGGATTGACGCCGTTGTCGCAGCAATCTCTGTCGTCACAGCGATTCGGTTGTTTCAAGAAGCAGTCACGGATGCAAAAACGCATTTTTGACAGCGGGATTTTGAATTCGACAATACCGGAACTGTGCGGTGCGATGGTCACCGGCTGATAGAACAGCACGAATTCGGAACAGGTCAGATAATAATTGTTCCAATCGAGATATTTTTTCAACAATACGGGGAAATCCGGGAACAAAGCCAGTTCTTCCGCTTTTTCCTCGGCCTGCGCAAGCACATTGCTGAAAATCAGGTCTTTATAGCGGCAGGCGGGTTTGAAAAAGTCCTCGGCTTTGAGCATGTAGCCGCTGCCGGTCAGCCAAGTCTGGGCGGCTCGGACCGTGGTCGGATTGGCGCCGCCTTCATAGGTCAGCGTGTCGACCGTGGCGGAAAACAGGTCCTGCGCGACCAGCTGCGCTTCATAGGTCACGAGGAATTCATGGGTGTTAAAGGGACGTTTGTCTTTGACGGAGTCAAGATAATCGTCCACCGCGGCGGGGTAGAGCACCAGCCGCGCATGATTGCGGTCCTGTGAGGCGAGGTTTTGATACCAGGCATTGATTTTTATGTAGTTGATCGCAGCGCCGGTCGTACGCAGTTTGGGCAGTGTGATCTTGCTGCGCAGTACGGGCGTCTCTTCGTAATTCAACGTGTCGCCGGTCGTTTCGCCGATTACATCGTAGCCCACACATCCGCATTTGAGCAGAGTCTCGTTCATAAAAGCATCGCGCTCCTTTATAAAATCAGGTTGCATTCCTATTTTACGCAGTGTTCTCCGAATTGGTGCGGACGCTGATCGGCGGGCAAAAAAATGCGCGGATTATGATTGTTGCATTCGCAAATATTGTGTAGTATAATGAGAATCTAAGTGCGGATTTCATGCGCTGATTCAGCGATTTTGAGAGGAGTCATGATCAATGGCGGAAACGAAAAAACGGTCTTGTGACAGGCATGACGGGAGGCGGATTAAGGATCTGGACGGCGTGCATTACATAATGCCCCATCTGATGCCCAACCGCTGTGACGCCGAAGTGTATATTCAGGAAAAATTCGATGTCACGGAGCTGTTAAAATTCGTCGCCGCCAAAAACGGTCCCGATGCACCTTATAAGACAACGGCATTCCACGTCTTTGCCGCCGCTGTCGCCAAGACGGTCATCCACCGCCCGCTGCTCAACCGTTTTATTGCCAATAAACACATCTATGAACGCGAGAAGGTCTCTCTCTCGTTTATGGCCAAACGCACTTTCGAAGATCATTCCGAAGAGGTTTTGGTCAAGGCTATCGCCGACGGCGAAACGGTATTATCCGATATCAGCAAAAGCGTTGTCGGTGACGTTACGAAACTACGCAAGGGCGGTTCCAACGACATGGGCGACGCGCTCGACTTTTTTAAGAAACTGCCGCGCTGCGTAATGTCATTGATTATGGTATTTTTCCGGATGATGGACAGGCACGACTGGATGCCCAATTCCCTCAAGGACGGCGATACCAATTATTCGACTGTATTGCTGTCCAATCTCGGCAGTATCAAGTGCGGTGCAACTTATCACCACCTCAATAACTACGGCACCAATTCCATTGTCGCCACCATCGGTGTGATCCATAAAGAGCCTGTCTATCATGACGACGGCAGTTTTGAGATCCGCGACGTCGTGGAAATCGGCATCACTTTGGACGAACGCATTGCCGACGGCTTTTATTTTGCAAAATCGGTAAAGCTTCTCAAATACATTCTCGCTCATCCGGAAATGTTGGATAAGCCATTCAAGGAGGAAGTAGATTATGACGTTTGATGCACCGAACATCCCCGCACCGTGGCTGTCGTCTTACGGCAATGTCCCCGCGCATTTGGATTACCCGGATATCTCGATGTTTGATTTTCTCGAGAAAACCGCTAATAAATATCCGGATTATTATGCCTATGATTTTATGGGCACGAAGGTCACCTATAAAAAATTTGTCGCCGATATTCTCGACTGCGCCAAGGCCTTCAGAGCCATAGGCATCAAAGAGGGCGACCGCGTGACCATCTGCATGCCTAATACCCCGCAGGCCGTCACGGCGTTTTATGCGCTCAATGTGATCGGCGCGCTTTCCAACATGATTCACCCGCTGTCGGCAGAGGGCGAAATCATATTCTATCTCAACTTTTCAAAGAGCGTTGCAGTTTTGACCCTTGACGCGTTTTACAACAAAATCGCAAACATCCGGCCCCAGCTGACCACCCTGAAGCATGTGATTATCGCCACGATTGCCGAGGAATTGAATCCGATTCTGAAAATCGGCTTTATGCTGACCAAGGGCCGCAAAATCCCACCCATCCCCGCCGATGCCGACATCATCCGATATAAGGATTTTATGGCTGCGGGTAGAAAATACACCGGAAATTACCGTGTGGCCAAAAAGGGAATGGATCCGGCGGTCATTTTGTACAGCGGCGGTACAACCGGCACGACCAAAGGCATTTTGCTGTCGAACCTCTGCTTTAACGCCCTGTCAATGCAGACCTTTTCGGCGGGCGACTGCATCGATCCCGGCAGTTCGATGCTCGCCGTCATGCCCGTGTTTCACGGTTTCGGACTCGGTGTCTGTATTCATACCGCGCTTACGAACGCTTTGAAGTGTATCCTGGTTCCGCAGTTTAATGCTCAGACCTATGCACAGTTATTGAAAAAACAACAGCCGAATGTCATCGCCGGCGTTCCGACCCTGTTTGAAGCGCTTTTGCGCAACAAGAACATGGACGGCGTGGACCTGTCCTGCCTTAAGGGCATTTTCTCGGGCGGCGATTCGCTGTCGATCGAATTGAAGAAAAAAGTCGATAAATTCCTGCGTGACCACGGCTCCAAGGAGCAGGTGCGTGAGGGTTACGGTCTGACCGAGTGCGTCACGGCCAGCTGCCTGACGCCGCGCGGCTTCTTTAAAGAGGGCAGCATCGGCGTGCCGTTCCCTGATACTTATTACAAGATCGTCAAACCCGGTACCAAGGTGACCGCGCCTTACGGCGAGGAGGGCGAGATTTGCATCAGCGGCCCGTCAGTCATGATCGAATACCTTGACAACCCCGCCGAGACCGCCGACTGCCTGCAGATTCACGAAGACGGACGGAAATGGCTGCATACCGGCGATTTGGGCGCGATGGATGCGGAGGGCTTTGTCTATTACCGCCAGCGGCTGAAGAGAATGATTATCTCGTCCGGCTATTCGATTTACCCGTCGCAGCTTGAAAACATCATCGACGCGCATGAATATGTGCTGATGTCGACGGTTATTGGTGTGCCCGACCCATATAAGGTACAAAAGGTCAAGGCGTTTGTTGTGCTGAAGCCGGGCTACGAGCCGACCGATGAGGTTAAGTCCGAGATTTACAACCATTGCGTAAAAAACATCGCCAAATACGCGCTGCCGTATGAGATCGAATACCGCAAGTCGCTGCCGCAGACCCTGGTCGGCAAAGTGGCCTACACGGTGCTCGAAAAGGAAGAGGCCGAAAAACTGGCCGCCGCTTCGGCAAATTGAGAAGATTTGAAGAATTTAAAGGCCGCCCGAAGCGGGCGGCCTTTTCGCGCTTGTATAGGGCAGAAAAAAGCGATATAATAATAGTATAGATTGTTTGTGTATGAAAGGGAGACGTTATGGAATACAATGCGCTGACAGCGCGGTATAAAGCGCTGAAAGAGAAGGTCACCGAGCGGAAAGAGGCGTTTGAACGGCTGATGGAATTCGTCGAGCAGGAGACGGCATTTTTGACCGCACCGGCCTCGATGCGGTTTCATATGAGCAAGGACTGCGGGTTGTTGGAGCACAGCGTCAACGTCGCCGAGACCCTGTTGAAAATTAAAGCCGTGCTGGCACCCGAGCTTTCGGACGAGAGCTGTGTGATTGTGGCGCTGCTGCACGACCTCGGCAAGGCCGGTATCCCCGGCCAACCGCAGTATCTTGAAAACGAACCGACCGAAAAACAGAAACGGTACGGCTACGGCCCGTCGGTACCCTACCGGTTCAACAATGATCTGACTTATTTAAGCGTGCCGGTACGCAGTATCTGGCTGGCGCTGCCCTATCTGCCGCTGACTCAGGAGGAGACGCAGGCCATCGTCTATCACGACGGGCAGTATGTGGAGGACAACCGCAGTGTCGCAAAGCACGAAAAGCCGCTGACATTGTTATTACAATATGCCGACAACTGGTGCGGATTTGTGACCGAGACGGAGCAGGAGACGGAATAAACGGATTGCTGCAGTAAAAAAGATGAACAAAACATGATCGGCATCATGCGGTGTATATTTATTCGTAAAAATTCGTAAAGCGGCAAATTGTTGTTGCAAAAAAGACGGTGGTTTGTTATAATGAGGTATGTGATAAAAAGGGAATGAATTTTTTCCCGAATTATCACATATTTTGTTTTCCGGGGCAGATGGAAAGGATTATTTCGACCCTGACAAATGCGAAAGGATGGAAAAGCGTATGGAAAAACTGCAGCAGATTTATGAGGGTAAGGCCAAAAAGGTCTTCGCCACCGACGACCCGAACCTGTGCATCGTCGATTATAAAGACGACGCGACCGCTTTTAACGGTCAGAAAAAGGGCACCATCGTCGGCAAGGGCGTCGTCAACAATACGATGTCCGATTATCTGTTCCAACTGCTCGAAAAAAACGGTATTCCCACCCATTTCGTCAAACAGCTGTCTCCCCGCGAAACCCTTGTGAAAAAAGTCAAGATCGTCCCGCTCGAGGTCATCATCCGCAACAAGGCCGCCGGGAGTATGGCTAAACGGCTCGGGCTCGAGGAGGGCATGGAACTCAACTGCCCGGTGCTCGAATTTTCCTATAAAGACGACGCGCTCGGCGACCCGATGGTCAACGAATATCACGTTCTGGCTGCCGGGTTCGCAACAAAAGAAGATATTGACACCATCACCAAGATGGCTTTTAAGGTCAACGACGTGCTGAAGGCGTTTTTTGCCGAGGTCGGCGTTGAACTGATCGACTTTAAACTTGAATTCGGGCGCTATGGCGATGAAATTATTCTCGCCGATGAGATCTCGCCCGACACCTGCCGCTTCTGGGATATCAAAACCCATGAAAAACTCGATAAGGACCGCTTCCGCCGCGACATGGGCGGCGTCGAAGAGGCCTATGCCGAGATGATGAAGCGTCTTGGACTGAATTGACGACCATGGAAGAGTATCAATCTTACGAATCTCCGCTGCAGGGCAGATATGCCTCGCGGGAAATGAAATATCTGTTTTCCGCCGAGAAAAAATTTACGACTTGGCGCACGCTTTGGATTGCCTTGGCGGAATCCGAAGCGGAACTCGGCCTGCCGATTACCAAAGAGCAGATCGACGAATTGAAAGCCCATGAAAAAGACGTCAATTACGCCGATGCCGAGGCCCGCGAAAAGGAGGTCCGGCACGACGTGATGGCGCATGTGTGGGCCTTCGGAAAGCAATGCCCCAAAGCCGCGCCGATTATCCATTTGGGCGCGACCTCGTGTTATGTCGGCGACAACACCGACATCATCATCATGCGCGACGCGTTGGTTTTGCTGCGTGCAAAACTGGTCGATGCGATTCGCATTTTAGCCGGATTTGCCGAACAATATAAAGAGATGCCCACACTGGCATTCACCCATTTCCAGCCCGCACAGCCGACCACCGTTGGGAAACGCGCCACGTTATGGATGAACGAACTGGTGATGGACTTGACCGATTTGGAATTTGTGCTGTTGACTTTATATCCGCGCGGGGTCAAGGGCACGACCGGCACTCAGGCCAGCTTTTTGGAACTTTTCGAGGGCGACGATGCGAAATGCCGCCGTCTCGACGATATGATCGCCAAAAAACTGGGCTTTGAAAAGAGTGTTCCGGTGTCGGGGCAGACCTATTCGCGCAAAACCGACAGCCGCGTGCTAAATGTGCTTTCGGGTATCGCTCAAACTGCCGCGAAGTTCTCCAACGACATCCGGCTGTTACAGCATTTAAAAGAGATCGAGGAGCCGTTTGAAAAGAATCAGATCGGCTCGTCGGCGATGGCCTATAAGCGCAACCCGATGCGCAGCGAGCGCATGGCGTCTCTGGCGCGGTTTGTCGAGGTCAACACCTTGAATCCGGCTTTGACCGCCTCGGCGCAGTGGTTTGAGCGCACGCTTGACGACTCGGCTAATCGCCGTCTTGCGATTTCTGAGTGCTTTTTAGCGGCGGATGCGATTTTGGAACTGCTGCGCAATGTATCCGACGGGCTGGTGGTCTATCCGAAGGTTATCGCGGCGCGGCTCGAGGCCGAACTGCCGTTCATGGCGACCGAGACGATTTTGATGGACGCCGTCAAGCGCGGCGGAAACCGTCAGGAACTGCACGAGCGCATCCGCGTCCACTCGATGGCTGCCGCGAAAGCGGTTAAGGAGGAGGGCGCGAAAAATGATCTATTGGAACGCATCGCAGCCGACCCCGTATTCGGCCTGACCGCAGAGGAACTCATCAAACTATGTAAACCCGAGAAATTCACCGGACGCAGCGCACATCAGGTGACCGAATATTTGAATGAAGTCATCAAGCCGCTGCTTGAGAAATATCAAAGCGTTCGTATTGCGGATGCCGAAATCACACTTTAGGAAGGTATTATTATGATTAAAGCGATAGTTGGTTCCTGCTGGGGCGATGAGGGCAAGGGAAAAATCACCGATTTGATGGCCGCCGATTCCGACGTTGTCATCCGCTTTCAAGGCGGCAGCAACGCCGGTCACACCATCATCAACAATTATGGTAAGTTTGCGCTGCACCAGCTGCCTTCCGGCGTATTTTACGACCACATAACCAATATCATCGGCAACGGCGTGGCGTTGAATCCCGAAAAGCTGATCAAGGAACTCGGTGAGCTGAAAAGCCGCAATGTGCCTGCGCCGAAGCTGCTGGTCTCCGACCGCACGCAGGTGCTGATGCCCTATCATATCCTGTTTGACGAGTGTGAAGAAGCCCGGTTGGCCGGAAAACAATTCGGCTCGACCAAGAGCGGCATCGCGCCGTTTTATTCCGATAAATACGCCAAAATCGGCATTCAGATCAGTGAACTTTACGACGATGAGAAATCCCTGCGCGAAAAACTCGACGGGATTTTGGCACAGAAAAACGCCATTCTGACCGGCCTTTACGGACAGGAGCCGCTCGACGGCGACGTGATGTTTGCAAAACTGATCGAATACCGCGAGATGCTGCGTCCGTATGTCGCCGATACCTTTGAATTTTTATGCGACGCACGTGCTGCGGGTAAGACGATTCTGCTCGAGGGGCAGCTCGGCGCGCTCAAAGATCCCGATTTCGGCATCTATCCGATGGTGACCTCATCTAATACAATTGCCGGATATGGTACGGTCGGTGCGGGTGTGCCGCCGTATGAGATTCAAGAAATCGTTGCGGTCGTCAAGGCCTATTCCAGTGCGGTCGGTGCGGGTGAGTTCGTCAGCGAGCTGTTCGGCGACGAGGCGGAGGAACTGCGGCACAGAGGCGGCGACGCCGGGGAATACGGCGCGACCACCGGCAGACCCCGCCGGGTTGGCTGGCTCGACCTTGTGGCTTCAAAATACGGCTGTAAGCTACAAGGCGCAACCAAAATCGCCTTTACAGTGTTGGATGTACTGGGGTATCTGGATGAATTAAAAGTGTGCGTCGGCTATGAAATTGACGGTAAGGTAACCGATAAATTTCCGACTACCGTCAAGCTCAAATATGCCAAACCGGTCTATGAGACGCTGCCCGGTTGGAAATGTGAAATCAAGGGTATTCGCAATTACCGTGACCTGCCCGAAGCCTGCAAAAAATATATCGAGTTCGCCGAGGAATATATCGGCATCCACATCGGCATGATCTCCAACGGCCCGTCGAGAAACGACATTATTCTGCGGTAATAAAAAACGACCCCTTTTTAAAGGGGTCGTTTTGTTTTATTGATTGTCAAATGGTATTTAGGTGTAATATTACCTATTATAACAAAGATCGAATATAAAACAGACAGGAGATTTCTATGACAGACAAAAGACGGGAAATACGCGCGTCGCTTTCGGCGATGGAAGAAAAGCGGAACAAAGAGGCGGAATCTTTGACAGATTCGTGTCTTGTGACCGATTATCAGACGCTGACGACGGCGGTTTTGCAGGGGCTTTGTTGGACAAAAGCGCTTGAAAAAGCGCTGGAAGAACATGCGGCGGTCGTGATTCCGGCATCGGATACGACGTATTACCTTGACAGGTCGGTCGCCATTCCCTCGCATCGGAAAATCGTCGCTTACGGGGCGACTGTCAGTTTGCTGCCCGAAACCGACGTACTGATGTTTCGCAACGAACACGTCACCGACGGTGCATTGGCACCCGAAGGAATGCCCGAAGATGAGGATATTTCTTTTTTGGGCGGCACCTATGTCGAATGCCGCACCAAACGCGGGGGCTGCGGAGCGACGGGCAAATATGACGAGGCACACAGTAAATACGGCGTCTCCACCTGCTTTTTGTTTTCGGGCGTCCGTGGATTTACGCTGAAAGATGTCACGTTCTCGCATACAGCGGGGTTTGCATTGCAGGCGGGGAATCTTCAGGATGCTGTTTTTGAAAATATCGCGTTCGAGTCCTGCTATGCGGACGGGCTGCATATCAACGGCAATTCCGAAAATGTCGTCTGCCGAAACATTCGCGGGCAGGTGGGTGACGATCTGGTTGCGCTGAACGCGTTCGACTGGGATAACTCATCGATCAACTTCGGGCCGATTAAAAATGTACTGTGCGAACATCTCGATTTATACCGCGACAGTAATTATAAAGCGCTGCGGATTCTGCCCGGTATTTATTATTACGGTGACGGGTCTTTCGTCGACTGCGCAACCGAGAACATCTTGTTTTCGGATGTCCGAGGAATTAAAAATTTCAAACTGTATTTGCAGACACGCTCGTATCCGGTGGACGGGAAACCGTCTTTGACCGGAATCGGCACGGGAGATCATATTTATTTCGAGAACATCGACGCCGATCTGGATTCGCCTATTGACGGACTGCCGAATTACAGGGCTTCCGATCCGCTGACGGGCTGGATTGCCCTTTTCGAGATCGGCGCGGATATCGGCGGCATCTTGTTGGAAAACATCAATTTGACGGTTCACCCCGAATACCCCTCGTCTGCGGTGCTGCTGGTCGGGCCGAAGTCCTCCGTTCAAAACGGTAATGAGGTATTCGACCCATACGTCCGCTGTACGCTTGGCGAGTTGGTGCTGCACAATGTAAAAGTCAACGGAACGCCGATTACAACTCCGGATTCCATCTATCTGCATGAAGTACGTTTTGACCGTCTGTACAACAGCCCGCTGGCATCTGGAGCGGGAAAACTGGGAAAAGTGACTGTCGAATAAAAAGTGCGGTTTCGTAGGGAGCGACGCCCCTGTCGCTCCGGAGAATGCGGGTGGTTCATCAATAAAATCATAAATGACGGCTTCTCTTGTGAAAGGAAAGCCGTTTTTTGATTGTCCCGGTGCTGCTACAGGGCGGATTGACAAAGATAGAAAACGGAGGTATAATTTCCCACAAGGAATTAACGGAGGGAAAGAATATGAAAAAACTCATCAGTGTTTTATTGATTTGCGTTTTATTGGCCGGTGGTTTTTGGATTTACAGCAGACTTAATCGAACTGAACTTCCGGCGCGGGGTGTTTGGGCCGAACGGACATATACGAATAAAGAAGCAAACATTCAACTGACGGTTCCGGAGGAATATGATATTGGAACGGATGAAAAAATCATCGATACATACGGATTTTCCGAAGATTACTTTGAAGATGTGAAAAATAAACACAATTGTTTGGATGTTTTTGTGCAAGACACAACTTCGGGAAGTTATTCAAGAATGTATATTGAGTATTACCTCGGTCAAGATAAAAAGATCGACGCCGAGCAAACCTTGGAATTTTATAAAGCCCGAAATACAAAATATACATACTATCTCGACGGAAGTCCGGATCTCAACAGAATATACGGAGAAAATTTTGAACTGACACTTTGCGGTCAGACATACATCTGTTGCAGCTTTACGCTTGAGGGAATAGAAGAGTTTTATCAAATAGTCTGCTATCGGATCACTTCGACAAATGCGACAGTGTTGATCGATATCCGTGGCAAAAGCGAAGAAAGGGTAAACGCTTATCTGACATTTTTCGATACTGCAAGCGTGAAGTAAGTGATTTTATTTGAATTCAACATACATAGTTTTAAGGAGGCAGGGACATGAAGAAACTCGTTTGCGGCATTTTGGCTTTTGCGTTACTGGCGATCGGCGTTTTGGGCTGTGCCAAGAAAGAGACAGTTCCGGCGCGTGGCGTTTGGGATGGACATACTTATACCAACACCGAGGCGGGTATTCGGCTGACGGTACCCGAAGGGTATCATATTGACACCGATGAAGAGATTATCGCTTGGGGCAATTTTGCCGACGATTATTTTAATAATGTAAAAAGCAAAGAGGAATATACTGATATTTTGATTTCAGATGATCATTCGATGATGTTCATCAATTATAAAATTATGGACGAAAATTTGGCCGCTGAACAGTATATCAATCTTTTAAAAGCGCAAAGCAAAACGCAGCATTATGATGGTGCAGATTGGAATATTATATATGGAGACACGGTTGAAAAGGTTCTCTGCGGGCAGGGATATACTTATTACAGTTTTACTTTAGAAGGTG includes these proteins:
- a CDS encoding right-handed parallel beta-helix repeat-containing protein; protein product: MTDKRREIRASLSAMEEKRNKEAESLTDSCLVTDYQTLTTAVLQGLCWTKALEKALEEHAAVVIPASDTTYYLDRSVAIPSHRKIVAYGATVSLLPETDVLMFRNEHVTDGALAPEGMPEDEDISFLGGTYVECRTKRGGCGATGKYDEAHSKYGVSTCFLFSGVRGFTLKDVTFSHTAGFALQAGNLQDAVFENIAFESCYADGLHINGNSENVVCRNIRGQVGDDLVALNAFDWDNSSINFGPIKNVLCEHLDLYRDSNYKALRILPGIYYYGDGSFVDCATENILFSDVRGIKNFKLYLQTRSYPVDGKPSLTGIGTGDHIYFENIDADLDSPIDGLPNYRASDPLTGWIALFEIGADIGGILLENINLTVHPEYPSSAVLLVGPKSSVQNGNEVFDPYVRCTLGELVLHNVKVNGTPITTPDSIYLHEVRFDRLYNSPLASGAGKLGKVTVE
- a CDS encoding adenylosuccinate synthase, translated to MIKAIVGSCWGDEGKGKITDLMAADSDVVIRFQGGSNAGHTIINNYGKFALHQLPSGVFYDHITNIIGNGVALNPEKLIKELGELKSRNVPAPKLLVSDRTQVLMPYHILFDECEEARLAGKQFGSTKSGIAPFYSDKYAKIGIQISELYDDEKSLREKLDGILAQKNAILTGLYGQEPLDGDVMFAKLIEYREMLRPYVADTFEFLCDARAAGKTILLEGQLGALKDPDFGIYPMVTSSNTIAGYGTVGAGVPPYEIQEIVAVVKAYSSAVGAGEFVSELFGDEAEELRHRGGDAGEYGATTGRPRRVGWLDLVASKYGCKLQGATKIAFTVLDVLGYLDELKVCVGYEIDGKVTDKFPTTVKLKYAKPVYETLPGWKCEIKGIRNYRDLPEACKKYIEFAEEYIGIHIGMISNGPSRNDIILR